The following are encoded in a window of Thamnophis elegans isolate rThaEle1 chromosome 14, rThaEle1.pri, whole genome shotgun sequence genomic DNA:
- the SS18L2 gene encoding SS18-like protein 2 — translation MSVVFVPERLRGKAEVNQETLRRLLEENDQLIRCIVEYQNKGRATECLQHQHTLHRNLIYLATIADASPSPNVEKMVIE, via the exons ATGTCGGTGGTCTTCGTCCCCGAGCGCCTGCGCGGCAAAGCCGAGGTTAACCAAGAGACGCTGCGACGG CTGCTGGAAGAAAACGATCAGCTGATCCGCTGCATTGTGGAGTATCAGAATAAAGGAAGAGCCACAGAATGTCTGCA GCACCAGCACACATTGCACAGAAATCTTATTTATTTGGCTACTATTGCTGATGCATCTCCTTCCCCAAATGTAGAGAAGATGGTCATAGAGTGA